A DNA window from Turicibacter sp. TJ11 contains the following coding sequences:
- the nrdD gene encoding anaerobic ribonucleoside-triphosphate reductase, which translates to MCRSFLSPWKDEEGNYKFEGRFNQGVVSLNLPQIGIVAAGDEEKFWNLLDNRLDLCYEALMCRHNALKGTLSDESPIHWQYGAIARLPQGAVIDPLLMDGYSTISLGYIGLYEVTKLMTGVSHVHPDGEAFAVKVMKRLEEATKLWKQKTGIGFGLYGSPAESLCYRFAKIDLQKFGEIKDITDKGYYTNSYHVDVREEIDAFSKLQFESQFQPISTGGCISYIEIPNMSHNLEALKQLVNYIYHNIQYAEFNTKSDCCHVCHYEGEIIINDDLTWECPNCQNKDQAKMNVIRRTCG; encoded by the coding sequence TTGTGTCGTAGTTTCCTTTCTCCGTGGAAAGATGAAGAAGGAAATTATAAATTTGAAGGCCGTTTTAATCAAGGGGTTGTCAGCTTAAACTTGCCTCAGATTGGAATTGTGGCAGCTGGGGATGAGGAGAAGTTCTGGAACTTGCTTGATAACCGTTTAGATTTATGTTATGAGGCGTTAATGTGCCGTCACAATGCGTTAAAAGGAACGTTATCGGATGAGTCTCCAATTCATTGGCAGTACGGTGCGATTGCTCGTTTACCGCAAGGTGCGGTGATTGATCCACTACTTATGGATGGATATTCAACGATTTCACTTGGATATATTGGATTATATGAAGTAACAAAACTGATGACAGGTGTGTCACATGTGCATCCTGATGGAGAAGCATTCGCTGTAAAAGTGATGAAACGTCTAGAGGAAGCAACAAAACTGTGGAAACAAAAGACGGGCATTGGATTTGGTTTATATGGAAGTCCGGCTGAATCGTTATGTTATCGTTTTGCGAAGATTGATTTACAAAAATTTGGTGAAATTAAAGACATTACGGATAAAGGATATTATACAAATTCTTATCACGTCGATGTTCGTGAGGAGATTGATGCCTTCTCGAAATTACAATTTGAATCTCAGTTCCAACCAATTTCAACGGGAGGATGTATCTCATATATTGAAATTCCAAATATGTCACATAATTTAGAAGCATTAAAGCAGTTAGTGAATTATATTTATCATAATATTCAATATGCAGAATTCAATACAAAGTCAGATTGTTGTCACGTTTGTCATTATGAAGGTGAAATTATCATTAATGATGACTTAACATGGGAATGTCCGAACTGTCAAAATAAAGATCAAGCTAAAATGAACGTGATTCGTCGAACTTGTGGGTAG
- the nrdD gene encoding anaerobic ribonucleoside-triphosphate reductase, with translation MGTQSPFVTLFLNLDEEDEYAEEVALIIAEVLKQRIQGIKNEKGIYTTPTFPKLVYVLHEHNCLEGGKYDYITELAVECSSKRLYPDYISAKEMKKIYEGNVFSPMGQGTAHVKPCELLCA, from the coding sequence TTGGGAACGCAAAGCCCATTTGTTACATTATTTTTAAATCTAGATGAAGAAGATGAATATGCTGAAGAAGTAGCTCTAATTATTGCGGAGGTTTTAAAACAGCGTATTCAAGGAATTAAAAATGAAAAAGGAATTTATACAACACCAACCTTCCCAAAACTAGTTTATGTTTTACATGAACATAACTGTTTAGAAGGTGGGAAGTATGATTACATTACTGAGTTAGCAGTAGAATGTAGTTCAAAACGTTTATATCCTGATTATATTTCTGCTAAAGAGATGAAGAAGATTTATGAAGGAAATGTATTTAGCCCAATGGGTCAAGGAACGGCCCATGTAAAACCTTGTGAACTGTTATGTGCGTAA
- the nrdD gene encoding anaerobic ribonucleoside-triphosphate reductase has translation MREVIKRDGSHVAFDESKIYQAILKAMKYGSGVIDKEIAEKIAHEINLTFEHLQTTPTIFQIETYVYLKLIENGHELTAKAYEGYRAIQQFKRETNTTDDSILSLIDLSNEEVMNENSNKNPMMASTQRDLIAGEVSKDITRRKKLPARIVQAHDEGVLHFHDMDYFMQSIFNCCLINIKDMLDNGTVINKRMIESPKSFQVACTVMTQIIAQVASSQYGGQSIDIRHLGKYLRRSKMKYYDLLKDCVSSPQELDQAVQKLMNKELASGVQTIQYQINTLMTTNG, from the coding sequence GTGCGAGAAGTGATTAAACGTGATGGCAGCCATGTTGCATTTGATGAATCCAAAATTTATCAAGCAATTTTAAAGGCAATGAAATATGGAAGTGGAGTAATCGATAAGGAAATCGCAGAGAAGATTGCCCATGAAATTAATTTAACTTTTGAACATTTACAAACAACGCCGACGATTTTTCAAATCGAGACGTATGTTTATTTAAAGTTGATTGAGAACGGTCATGAATTAACAGCCAAGGCCTATGAAGGGTATCGTGCGATTCAACAGTTTAAGCGTGAAACAAATACAACAGACGATAGTATTTTAAGTTTAATTGATTTAAGTAATGAAGAAGTTATGAATGAAAATTCAAATAAAAATCCAATGATGGCTTCTACTCAGCGTGATTTAATTGCGGGTGAGGTATCAAAGGATATTACACGACGTAAGAAATTACCGGCACGTATTGTGCAGGCCCATGATGAAGGGGTTTTACATTTTCATGATATGGATTATTTCATGCAGTCGATCTTTAATTGCTGTTTAATTAATATTAAAGATATGCTAGATAACGGAACGGTTATTAATAAGCGAATGATTGAAAGTCCAAAAAGTTTTCAAGTTGCTTGTACGGTGATGACGCAAATTATTGCCCAAGTCGCAAGTAGTCAATACGGTGGACAATCGATTGATATTCGTCATCTTGGAAAATACCTTCGTCGTAGTAAGATGAAGTACTATGATTTATTAAAAGATTGCGTTTCATCGCCACAAGAGTTAGATCAAGCGGTTCAAAAATTAATGAATAAAGAATTAGCATCAGGTGTGCAAACCATTCAATACCAAATTAATACATTAATGACAACAAACGGTTAA
- a CDS encoding metal ABC transporter permease: protein MFNIWQEMFSYSFMVRAIVVGSAVSLCAALLGVSLVLKRYSMIGDGLSHVGFGALSIAFAMNLAPLNVAVPVVVIAAFFLLRISQNSKIKGDAAIALISSTSIAIGVTVTSLTSGLNADINSYMFGSILAMTPGDVKISVILSILVFALFVIFYDRIFATTFDETFAKATGVKVELYNMLIAFLTAITIVLGMRIMGTMLISSLIIFPALTSMRVFNSFKHVIISSGIISVACFFVGMTVSFLYATPAGASVVIVNAIMFIIFSIIGQVIKRH from the coding sequence ATGTTTAATATTTGGCAAGAAATGTTTTCTTATAGTTTTATGGTTCGTGCGATTGTTGTTGGAAGTGCAGTTTCCTTATGTGCGGCATTGCTTGGTGTGAGTTTAGTTTTAAAGCGTTATTCGATGATTGGTGATGGATTATCACATGTTGGATTTGGAGCTCTTTCGATTGCCTTTGCGATGAATTTAGCTCCATTAAATGTTGCGGTTCCTGTGGTGGTGATTGCGGCGTTTTTCTTATTACGAATTTCTCAAAATAGTAAAATTAAAGGTGATGCCGCTATTGCTTTAATTTCAAGTACTTCTATTGCCATTGGGGTCACGGTAACGTCATTAACCAGTGGATTGAATGCTGATATTAATAGTTACATGTTTGGAAGTATTTTAGCGATGACACCAGGGGATGTCAAAATTAGTGTCATTTTATCTATCCTTGTATTTGCTTTATTTGTTATTTTTTATGATCGTATTTTTGCAACGACATTTGATGAAACCTTTGCAAAAGCAACAGGGGTGAAAGTTGAACTTTATAATATGTTAATCGCCTTTTTAACGGCAATCACCATTGTTCTTGGGATGCGAATTATGGGAACGATGCTGATTTCAAGTTTAATTATCTTCCCAGCCTTAACATCGATGCGTGTGTTTAATAGTTTTAAACATGTGATTATTTCATCAGGAATTATCTCAGTGGCTTGCTTCTTTGTTGGAATGACCGTTTCTTTTTTATATGCCACTCCAGCAGGGGCCAGTGTGGTTATTGTGAATGCCATCATGTTTATCATCTTTTCGATTATTGGCCAAGTGATTAAACGACATTAA
- a CDS encoding metal ABC transporter ATP-binding protein yields the protein MSILSCQQLNVSYDQTEALKDITFELNEGDYLCIIGDNGSGKSTLMKSILGLVTPKSGSIQYGHQLRSHDIGYLPQQTVVQRDFPASVFEVVLSGCLNKRGWRPFYSSKEKKRALENLRKLKIEHLKNKCYRDLSGGQQQRVLIARALCASEKILLLDEPVTGLDPVTTENLYQIIEELNKEYKMSIIMVTHDMNSGLTHATKILRLNKEVVFYGTPEEYLCYTNACEHVGGVTHV from the coding sequence ATGAGTATTTTATCTTGTCAACAACTTAATGTTTCATATGATCAAACGGAAGCATTAAAAGACATTACATTTGAATTAAATGAAGGCGATTATTTATGTATTATTGGGGATAATGGATCAGGAAAAAGTACGTTAATGAAATCAATTCTAGGATTAGTCACGCCTAAATCAGGAAGTATTCAATATGGTCATCAACTAAGAAGTCATGATATTGGGTACCTTCCTCAACAGACCGTTGTTCAGCGAGATTTTCCCGCTTCTGTATTTGAAGTTGTGTTATCAGGATGTTTAAATAAACGTGGGTGGCGTCCCTTTTATTCATCAAAAGAAAAAAAACGTGCGCTTGAAAATCTACGTAAATTAAAGATTGAGCATTTAAAAAACAAATGTTATCGTGACTTATCAGGAGGTCAACAGCAACGAGTACTAATTGCTCGTGCTTTATGTGCCTCAGAGAAGATTTTATTATTAGATGAACCGGTGACAGGACTTGATCCGGTGACAACTGAAAATCTTTATCAAATCATTGAAGAGTTAAATAAAGAATATAAAATGAGTATTATTATGGTGACTCATGATATGAATAGTGGACTAACGCATGCAACAAAAATTTTAAGATTAAATAAAGAAGTGGTGTTTTATGGAACCCCAGAAGAATATTTATGTTATACCAATGCGTGTGAGCATGTAGGAGGGGTGACGCATGTTTAA
- a CDS encoding metal ABC transporter solute-binding protein, Zn/Mn family: protein MGNVRRILFTIMSLLFVLVGCESDSSMKSESEKLQIITTLFPQYDFARVIAGDKADVTLLLPPGMEAHSYEPTPADMIKINKADLFIYTGESMEQWAHTMIESIDSDSVYVLDVSNDVSFLAPNQTEECEEHEHDHDEEDEHGHEEEEGHYHAYDPHIWTSPKNAMIMVNNILEALCEIDPENSTYYEENATNYLSELEELDDEFEEVVDNAKRDTIYHGGRFAMQYLANEYDIDYVAAPFEAEPSAALVAQMISNIKEQQIPAIYYEELVDPKIAQMISDETGAQMLLLHSCHNVSKEDFDQGVTYLSLMKQNVENLRIGLN, encoded by the coding sequence ATGGGAAATGTTAGACGTATTTTATTTACGATTATGAGTTTATTATTCGTTTTAGTTGGATGTGAGAGTGATTCATCAATGAAAAGTGAGTCAGAAAAACTACAAATTATCACGACTTTATTTCCACAGTATGACTTTGCTCGCGTCATTGCAGGAGATAAAGCAGACGTTACCTTATTATTACCACCAGGAATGGAAGCCCATTCTTATGAACCAACGCCAGCAGATATGATTAAAATTAATAAAGCTGATTTATTTATTTATACAGGTGAATCAATGGAACAATGGGCGCATACGATGATTGAAAGTATTGATAGTGATTCTGTCTATGTATTAGATGTTTCAAATGATGTTTCGTTTTTAGCCCCTAATCAGACAGAAGAGTGTGAAGAGCATGAACACGATCATGATGAAGAAGATGAACACGGTCACGAGGAAGAAGAGGGACATTATCATGCTTATGATCCGCATATTTGGACAAGTCCTAAAAATGCGATGATCATGGTGAATAATATTTTAGAAGCATTATGTGAGATTGATCCGGAAAATTCCACTTATTATGAAGAAAATGCGACAAATTATTTATCAGAATTAGAGGAATTAGATGATGAATTTGAAGAAGTGGTAGACAATGCTAAACGAGATACGATTTATCATGGGGGACGCTTTGCGATGCAATATTTAGCAAATGAATACGATATTGATTATGTAGCGGCTCCATTTGAAGCGGAACCAAGTGCTGCTTTAGTTGCACAAATGATCAGTAACATTAAAGAACAACAAATCCCAGCTATTTATTATGAAGAACTTGTAGACCCTAAGATTGCACAAATGATCAGTGACGAAACAGGCGCACAAATGTTATTATTACATTCATGTCACAATGTTTCAAAAGAAGACTTTGATCAAGGTGTAACTTATTTATCATTAATGAAACAAAATGTTGAAAATTTAAGAATAGGACTGAATTAA
- a CDS encoding zinc-ribbon domain-containing protein has translation MKWFKSFMEDRTGVDHLSLALLIVSLIISLIGNLLGWSWLAWFSLIPLVLFYFRSFSKNKLKRHQENVLFLKYWYPIQTKWVNQYRMFKAKRQYRYFKCKECGQSLRVPRKKGKIEITCPKCRHTFIKKT, from the coding sequence ATGAAGTGGTTTAAAAGTTTTATGGAAGATCGAACAGGTGTCGATCACTTATCATTAGCCCTTTTAATCGTATCGTTAATTATTTCATTAATTGGGAATTTGTTAGGTTGGAGTTGGTTAGCTTGGTTTTCTCTCATTCCTTTAGTGCTGTTTTATTTTCGTAGTTTTTCTAAAAATAAATTAAAGCGTCATCAAGAAAATGTGTTGTTTTTAAAGTACTGGTATCCGATTCAGACGAAGTGGGTGAATCAATATCGAATGTTCAAAGCAAAACGTCAATATCGTTATTTTAAATGTAAAGAGTGCGGACAATCGTTACGTGTTCCACGAAAGAAAGGAAAAATTGAAATTACGTGTCCAAAGTGTCGTCATACATTTATTAAAAAAACTTAA
- a CDS encoding glycoside hydrolase family 1 protein, whose product MTKRFPDGFLWGGATAANQCEGAYNEDGKGLSTQDVAPRGIVGPITEVPTEENMKLVGIDFYHRYKEDIKLFAEMGFKVFRLSIAWSRIFPNGDESTPNEVGLQFYDDVFDELAKYDIEPLVTISHYETPLHLSKKYDGWVSRDLIQFYENYVRTIFTRYKDKVKYWLTFNEINSVLHAPFLSGGIYTDKEKLSKQDLYQAVHHELVASALAVKIGHEINPEFKIGCMVLSMPTYPLTPNPDDIIAVMKAEHMNYFFSDVHVRGSYPGYMKRYFRENNIHIKFAEGDEEILKHTVDFISFSYYMSICETADEEKKVKGSGNIMGGVPNPTLKASEWGWQIDPQGLRYVLNQYWDRYQKPLFIVENGLGAVDELVEDEFGNKTVIDDYRINYLKDHLLQVKEAIEDGVEVMGYTSWGCIDLVSASTAELKKRYGYIYVDRHDDGSGTLKRYKKKSFYWYKEVIGTNGESLSE is encoded by the coding sequence ATGACAAAACGTTTCCCAGATGGCTTCTTATGGGGTGGAGCAACTGCTGCTAATCAATGCGAAGGAGCATATAATGAAGATGGAAAAGGCTTATCAACACAAGATGTTGCACCAAGAGGAATTGTTGGACCGATCACGGAAGTTCCAACAGAAGAGAATATGAAGTTAGTCGGGATTGATTTTTATCATCGCTACAAAGAAGATATTAAGTTATTTGCAGAAATGGGATTTAAAGTGTTTCGATTATCGATTGCTTGGTCACGCATTTTTCCAAATGGAGATGAATCAACACCGAATGAAGTGGGATTACAATTTTATGATGATGTATTCGATGAACTTGCTAAGTATGACATTGAACCGTTAGTTACGATTTCTCATTACGAAACGCCGTTACACTTATCAAAAAAATATGATGGTTGGGTCAGTCGAGATCTCATTCAGTTTTATGAAAACTATGTTCGAACGATTTTTACTCGCTATAAAGATAAGGTAAAATACTGGTTAACATTTAATGAGATTAACTCTGTTTTACACGCTCCGTTTTTAAGTGGTGGAATTTATACCGATAAAGAAAAGCTATCCAAACAAGACTTATATCAAGCCGTTCATCATGAGTTAGTCGCAAGTGCATTAGCTGTAAAAATTGGTCATGAAATTAATCCGGAATTTAAAATTGGTTGTATGGTTTTAAGTATGCCAACTTATCCATTAACACCAAATCCAGATGATATCATTGCGGTTATGAAGGCTGAACATATGAACTATTTCTTCTCAGATGTTCATGTTCGTGGGTCTTATCCAGGTTATATGAAACGTTATTTCCGGGAAAACAATATTCACATTAAATTTGCTGAAGGTGATGAAGAAATCTTAAAGCATACCGTTGATTTTATTTCATTTAGTTATTATATGAGTATTTGTGAAACGGCAGATGAAGAGAAAAAAGTTAAAGGATCTGGAAATATTATGGGAGGTGTTCCAAATCCAACTCTAAAAGCATCAGAGTGGGGATGGCAAATCGATCCTCAAGGATTAAGATACGTTTTAAATCAGTATTGGGATCGTTATCAAAAACCATTATTCATTGTTGAAAATGGATTAGGTGCAGTGGATGAATTAGTGGAAGATGAATTTGGAAATAAAACAGTCATCGATGATTATCGTATTAACTATTTAAAAGATCATCTTTTACAAGTTAAAGAAGCGATTGAAGATGGTGTTGAAGTAATGGGATATACGTCATGGGGATGTATTGACTTAGTCAGTGCTTCAACAGCAGAGTTGAAAAAACGATACGGTTACATTTATGTGGATCGTCATGATGATGGATCAGGAACACTCAAACGCTATAAGAAAAAATCATTCTACTGGTACAAAGAAGTTATTGGTACAAATGGTGAAAGTTTATCTGAATAA
- a CDS encoding MurR/RpiR family transcriptional regulator, whose protein sequence is MKIITELNELKQMKKLTQTEQHIVDYILTYPEEIEKISSRQLAELTYTSPATVVRICQKLGFSGYSEFKINYLKEVHQTPLMSQLARNHSITSEDSLHSLMNKVAALEINAIEQTKKAINLDQLKRVAQLLKEATCINFYAFDHNLHLAKMASSHFLYAGKQAVVHDGSNAQFMQAFVAVEGHVAIIISRTGENPVLYRIAKLLMKRNIPIIVLTQSRHSKLAKLSTEYLYLYNVHRFTDMGPILFQTSAQYLFDLLFAILFSQNFENSVKQNESYEQMSEYYQCREQYEL, encoded by the coding sequence ATGAAAATTATAACGGAACTTAATGAACTAAAACAAATGAAAAAGTTAACCCAAACGGAACAGCATATTGTTGATTATATTTTAACGTACCCAGAAGAGATTGAAAAAATATCATCTCGTCAATTAGCGGAATTAACCTATACTTCTCCAGCAACGGTTGTCCGAATTTGTCAAAAACTTGGATTTAGTGGCTATTCTGAGTTTAAAATTAATTACTTAAAAGAAGTTCATCAAACACCATTAATGAGTCAACTAGCTCGAAATCATTCCATTACAAGTGAAGATTCACTACATAGCCTGATGAATAAAGTTGCTGCTTTAGAAATTAATGCGATTGAACAAACGAAAAAGGCCATTAATCTTGATCAACTCAAACGGGTAGCTCAACTCTTAAAAGAAGCTACGTGTATTAACTTTTATGCGTTTGATCATAATTTGCACTTAGCTAAGATGGCGAGTTCTCATTTTTTATATGCGGGAAAACAAGCCGTTGTTCATGACGGTTCTAATGCTCAGTTTATGCAAGCTTTTGTTGCGGTAGAAGGTCATGTTGCCATTATTATTTCAAGAACAGGAGAAAATCCTGTTTTATATCGCATTGCCAAGCTGTTAATGAAGCGAAATATTCCCATTATTGTTTTAACACAATCCCGTCACTCGAAATTAGCCAAATTAAGTACAGAATATTTATATCTTTATAACGTTCACCGATTTACGGACATGGGACCGATTTTATTTCAAACGTCAGCTCAATATTTATTTGATTTGTTATTTGCGATTTTATTTTCTCAAAACTTTGAAAATAGTGTCAAACAAAATGAAAGCTATGAACAGATGAGCGAGTATTATCAATGTAGAGAACAATATGAGTTGTAA
- the cls gene encoding cardiolipin synthase, protein MKKTLRILFGRIGFCGMLIALQALILILVIFMFQEYFVYFYAFCILLSFSVVMYLLNNRLNPAYKIAWIIPILLFPIFGGLFYLLFGSDQTKKKFLNEMQPINQKLKQSLNQTPTIINELESIDKRAANQSRYIRDFGLCPIYQNTSSEYLNLGERKFERLIQELKRAKHYIFLEYFIIEEGIMWNTILEILKEKAAEGVDVRVIYDDFGCLFLLPQNYSKQLEAMGIKCCVFNPFIPLLTIRMNNRDHRKICIIDGHTAFTGGINLADEYINAINKFGHWKDTALVIKGDAVWSFTVMFLTMWDYLRHTNEDYEQYRPYVYLNEPIQSDGFVQPFTDSPLDSESVGETVYMNLINHSKDYVYITTPYLILDNEMITALSHAAKRGVKVKILTPHHEDKWYVHAVTRANYRALIDSGVEIYEYTPGFIHAKTFVVDDEYAVVGTINLDYRSLYLHYECGAWLYQTKSVLSVRDDYLETLTVSKQITHEDLKAIPWHHKILYAFLRVFAPLM, encoded by the coding sequence TTGAAAAAAACACTAAGAATTCTTTTTGGACGAATTGGCTTTTGCGGAATGTTAATCGCTTTACAAGCGCTGATCTTAATTTTAGTTATCTTTATGTTCCAAGAATATTTTGTTTATTTTTATGCTTTTTGTATTTTACTAAGTTTTTCTGTCGTGATGTACTTACTAAACAATCGACTTAATCCAGCGTATAAGATTGCTTGGATTATTCCTATTTTATTATTTCCAATCTTCGGAGGTCTGTTTTATCTTTTATTTGGAAGTGATCAAACAAAGAAAAAGTTTTTAAATGAAATGCAACCGATTAATCAAAAACTAAAGCAAAGTTTAAATCAAACACCGACCATCATCAATGAACTAGAGTCTATCGATAAACGAGCGGCTAATCAATCACGCTATATTAGAGATTTTGGACTATGTCCTATTTATCAAAACACAAGCAGTGAGTATTTGAATTTAGGTGAGCGTAAATTTGAACGTTTAATTCAAGAGTTAAAACGTGCGAAGCATTATATTTTCCTTGAATATTTCATTATTGAAGAAGGTATCATGTGGAATACGATTTTAGAGATTTTGAAGGAAAAAGCTGCTGAAGGTGTTGATGTTCGAGTGATTTATGATGACTTTGGTTGTTTATTTTTACTTCCTCAAAATTACTCCAAACAATTAGAAGCCATGGGGATTAAATGTTGTGTCTTTAATCCATTCATTCCTTTATTAACCATTCGAATGAATAATCGTGATCATCGTAAAATCTGTATTATTGATGGGCATACCGCTTTTACGGGAGGAATTAATTTAGCGGATGAATATATTAATGCAATCAACAAGTTCGGTCATTGGAAGGATACAGCCTTAGTGATTAAAGGCGATGCGGTTTGGAGTTTTACGGTGATGTTTTTAACGATGTGGGATTACCTACGTCATACAAACGAAGATTATGAACAATATCGTCCATACGTCTACTTAAATGAGCCAATCCAAAGCGATGGATTCGTTCAGCCATTTACGGATAGTCCCCTAGATAGTGAATCAGTTGGTGAGACCGTTTATATGAACTTAATCAATCATTCAAAAGATTACGTTTATATTACAACTCCTTATTTAATTTTAGATAATGAAATGATTACAGCTCTTTCTCACGCAGCTAAACGAGGAGTTAAAGTCAAAATCTTAACACCGCATCATGAAGATAAGTGGTATGTTCATGCCGTTACACGTGCTAATTATCGTGCTTTAATTGACAGTGGCGTTGAAATTTATGAATATACCCCTGGATTTATTCACGCTAAGACCTTTGTCGTAGATGATGAATATGCCGTGGTGGGAACGATTAACTTAGATTATCGTAGTTTATATTTACACTATGAATGCGGTGCTTGGTTATATCAAACAAAAAGCGTATTATCCGTTCGAGATGACTATCTTGAAACATTAACCGTTTCAAAACAAATCACTCATGAAGATTTAAAGGCAATTCCTTGGCATCATAAAATCTTATACGCCTTCTTACGAGTGTTTGCGCCGTTAATGTAA
- a CDS encoding DNA-deoxyinosine glycosylase, producing MALVEHTLPPIYDENSRVLILGTMPSPKSREDGFYYGHPQNRFWNILADLFNEKSLITKEEKLMFLHRHHLALWDVLKSCEIEGADDSSIKQPVPNDLDIILKEAKIEAIFTTGKKATDLYMKYIYPKTNLPAIGLPSTSPANRRISYEQLKESYAKILDYLPIKN from the coding sequence ATGGCACTTGTTGAACATACCCTACCACCAATTTATGATGAAAATTCTAGAGTTTTAATTTTAGGAACGATGCCCTCACCCAAATCAAGAGAAGATGGCTTTTATTATGGTCATCCACAAAATAGATTTTGGAACATATTAGCCGATCTTTTTAATGAAAAATCGTTAATAACAAAAGAAGAGAAACTGATGTTTTTACATCGACATCATTTAGCACTTTGGGACGTTTTAAAAAGCTGTGAGATTGAGGGTGCAGACGATTCGAGTATTAAACAGCCAGTTCCTAATGATCTAGATATAATTTTAAAAGAGGCTAAGATTGAAGCGATTTTTACAACAGGTAAAAAAGCGACCGATCTTTATATGAAATATATTTATCCAAAAACTAATCTTCCGGCGATTGGCCTGCCGTCTACGAGCCCCGCTAATCGTCGGATTTCTTATGAACAATTAAAAGAGTCATACGCTAAGATTTTAGATTATCTTCCTATAAAAAACTAA
- a CDS encoding putative ABC transporter permease, producing MLLYFLFNFFLYGLIGWVIEEFYCLVMTGHFQEDGFLYGPFKPMYAIAMSLLILIQETLNLPTVLLIVLCAIIPTTVEYLSGLLTRHVFHVDYWNYYDLKYNIQGLICLQFSCYWTILTYIGIRFVQPMIKSHVYLPFVLIWRIIIPFLVLAFLIDEGLTIRKHVIMNQTKK from the coding sequence ATGCTTTTATATTTTTTATTTAATTTCTTTTTATATGGACTGATTGGCTGGGTCATTGAAGAATTTTATTGTTTAGTCATGACGGGACATTTTCAAGAAGATGGCTTTTTATACGGACCGTTTAAACCGATGTATGCGATTGCCATGTCATTACTAATTTTGATTCAAGAGACATTGAATTTACCAACTGTATTACTCATCGTTTTATGTGCGATTATTCCAACGACAGTAGAGTACCTATCAGGTTTATTAACGAGACATGTTTTTCATGTTGATTATTGGAATTATTATGATTTAAAGTATAATATTCAAGGATTAATTTGTCTTCAATTTTCATGTTACTGGACGATTCTAACTTATATCGGGATTCGCTTTGTGCAACCTATGATCAAATCTCATGTTTATCTTCCTTTTGTTTTAATTTGGAGGATAATCATTCCTTTTTTAGTTCTTGCTTTTTTAATCGATGAAGGATTAACAATTAGAAAACATGTTATAATGAATCAAACTAAGAAATGA